CTGCGCGACTTGCGCGGTCGGGGCGCTGGCCAACGTTGCGGTGGCCACCTTGCTCCAGGCCCGCGGCGTCTATTGGGTGATGGCGGCGCTGGCCGGGATCCTCATCGGATCGGTGTGGAACTACGCATTGTCGAGCCGGTTCGTGTGGGGCCGTTACTGACTGCTTTCTATTCCGACTCGGGTTCCGCGGGGCCGGGTACCACCCGCAACAGGAAATAGCCGATCAGAACCGAAACCAGCGTGCCGGTGAGCACGCCGAGCTTGGCCTGCTCGAACAGGTCAGGGGTGTCGGCAAACGCCATCGTGCCGATGAACAGGCTCATCGTGAAACCGATCCCGCATAGCGCGGCGATGCCCCATAGCTGGAGCCAGCTGGTGCCGTCGGGCAGCTTGGCGATGCCGAGCCATCTGGCTCCGGCCACCGCGCCCATGATGCCCGCTTGCTTGCCCAGCACGAGGCCCGCCGCAATCGCCAGCGGTAGCGGGGCGAGGAACCCGTCGAGCCCGATTCCGCGCAGGTCAACGCCAGCGTTGGCGAACCCGAACAGCGGCACCACGAGGTAGGCGTTCCAAGGCGCGAGGCCGTGCTCGGCACGCGCAAGCAACGGCTTGTCGTCGGCAGTGCGCATCGGGATTGTCAGCGCCGCGACGACACCGGCGATAGTGGCATGGATCCCCGAATTAAGCACGCACAGCCACAGCACGACAGCACCGACCACGTACGGCCACAGCCGGTCGACCTTGCGCATGTTGAGCACCGCGAGGGCTGCGGCGACCAGCACCGATGCGATCATCCAGATCGCCTTGACCTTGACGGTGTAGAACAGCGCGATGATCGCGACCGCGCCGATATCGTCGACGATTGCGACTGTCAGCAGGAACAGGCGCAGGCGCTGCGGCACGCGGTCGCCCAGCAGGCCGACGATACCCATCGCGAAGGCGATGTCGGTCGCCGCCGGGATCGCCCATCCGCGATCGAGCCCGGGATCGTCGCGGACCAGTGCGACGAAGATGATCGCCGGAAGCGCCATGCCGGCAGCAGCGGCCAGCACCGGCAGGCGGCGGGCTTGCGGATCGGCGAGGTCGCCTTCGACCAGCTCGCGCTTCACCTCCAGCCCGACGACGAAGAAGAACACCGCCATCAGCCCGTCGTTGATCCACAAATGGAGCGTGTCGAGCTTGACCACCGGAGTGAACGGCAGGACCGAATGAAACAGCGCGTGGTAGCCGTGCGCGAAGGGCGAATTCGCTAGCACGATCGCGGCCACGGCCACGAAGATCAGCAGCAATCCCTCGCGCGCGTCGGACACGAACAGCGCCTTCACGGGGGCCATCGCGGCGGCTTTCACGGGTTCGAGGGCGGCGGCGAAGAGGGGGCGATCGTCAGTCATTCGTTTGAGTATTGGCCAATGCCGATCGCCGTTGCAAGGCCGCTACGACTTGGTTATCACTTCGATCGGTGATCGGGGGAAACCATTTTGACTTTAGAGGGATTTAGCGCGCTCCAGTGGATCGTCATGGTCGAGCACGAACTATTGCTGTTCGCAGGCGTGTTCTTCCTGCTCGGATCGCTCGACGAGCTTGCTGTGGACCTCGTCTGGCTGTGGCTCAAGGTAACCGGAAGGGCGCGTACCCGAACTCTTTCCGGCAGTGAGATCGAGGCTGCTCCGCTTTCCGGGATTGCCGCTGTCTTCGTGCCCGCATGGCAGGAGGCGGAAGTCATCGGTGCGACCGTGCGCCATGCTTGCAATGCCTGGCCGCATGACGAATTGCGGCTCTATATCGGGTGCTACCGCAACGATATGCAAACCGCAGAAGCGGTGATTGCAGCCGCCGCGGGCGACCCGCGATTGCGACTGGTGATCCACGACCGCGACGGGCCGAGTTCGAAGGCAGATTGCCTCAATCGTCTTTACCGGGCGCTGATCGAGGACGAGCGGCGCTCGGGCAGTTTGGCGCGGATGGTGGTGATCCACGATGCCGAGGATATGGTCGATCCCGCCGCACTCGGGCTGCTCGATGCCGGAATGGCCCGCGCCGAGCTGGTCCAGCTGCCGGTCCTGCCCGCGGCCTTGCCGAACTCTCGCTGGATCGCGTCGCATTATTGCGAGGAATTCGCTGAGGCGCATGCCAAGGGGATGGTGGTGCGAGAAGCGCTCTCTGCCGGATTGCCGACTGCCGGCGTCGGCTGCGCGATCGAACGCGGGATGCTCTCGCAGCTGGCGGAAGTTCGCTCGCAGGACGGGCCGTTCGCGGCCGATTGCCTGACCGAAGACTACGAGCTGGGTCTCGGCGTTGCCGAACTGGGCGGCCGCGCCCGGTTCGTGCGAAGTCGTGCACCCGACGGGCAGCTGGTGGCGACCCGCGCGGTATTCCCTTCGGACCTGGGCGCATCGGTGCGGCAAAAGACCCGCTGGGTTCACGGGATCGCGCTGCAATCGTGGGAACGGCTCGGATGGGGAACGCGACCAGTCGAGATGTGGATGCGGATGCGCGACCGACGGGGGCCGCTCACCGCGCTGGTGCTGGCGGTGGCCTATGTCCTGCTGGTGCTGATCGCGGCGACCGAAGCAGCGCGATTGCTGGGCGCCCCGATGCCGACCGACACTTCGCCGCTGCTGCGCGTCCTGCTGTGGGCCAACCTTGCCGGGTTCGCCTGGCGCGCCGTCTGGCGCTTCGGCTTTACTGCGCGCGAATATGGCGTGGCGGAGGGGTTGCGCGCAGTGCTGCGCATTCCGGTGGCGAATATCATCGCGATCATGTCCGGCCGCCGTGCGCTTGCTGCCTATGTGCGGTCCTTGCGCGGCCAGATGGTTGCATGGGACAAGACCAGCCACGTGATGCACCCCGCCCTGTCGCAGACTGGGAGGGCTGCATGATGCCGACCCGAAGCACCGCCGGAACTCGCCGCGGCCAGCCGCTGGGCGTCTTGCTGGCGCTCATCGTCGGTTGGGCCGCCATTCGGGTCGTGACGTGGCAATCGCCGTTCCCGATCCTCGCTCCGCTCAAGGCCTACGACGCCCCGATTGCTCATGCCAATCGGTCGACTGACGAGAGCACACCGGTTTCGGCGCCTGTCCTGGGTGCTGCTGCGGATACTCCGGCGGCCCCTCTCGCACCCGGATGGTCCACGCGCGCGCTGCCTGCATCAGTTCCCGGGGCGCTTTTGCCTGCTTCCACCGGTGACACGACAAACCGCGACTCCACGAGTACGGCAGCAGCCCAACAGCTGCTGTTCATGGCCGGGATGGCCTATGTCCCGGTTCCGCCAGAGCTGTCCTCGGCGCTCGCCAGCGCGAGCCGGTCGGCCAATCCGGGCAAAGCCCGCCAGGCTCCGCAAAGGGGGTTGTCCGGCAACCCCGCGCTCGACCGATGGCGGCTCGATGCGTGGTCGTACTATCGTGCCGGCAGCGGGGTTCCGCCAGTGGTTGCAGGCGCGCCATACCCTGCGACCTACGGTGGCAGCCAGGCCGGCGCGGTGCTGCATTACACGATCGATGGCAGCGCGCGGCGGCCGGAGCTCTACTTGCGCGCGACTGCAACGCCCGATCAGCCGCGCCAGTCCGAGGTGGCGATCGGGTTCGGCGCGCGACCGCTCGCGAAAGTGCCGCTTCGGGCGCAAGCCGAGCTGCGCGCCTTCAACCAGTCGGGTCGCACCGAACTGCGCCCTGCCGTTGCTGCTGTAACCGAGATCGCGCCGGTCAAGATTCCGCTGGAATTTGTCGGTGAGGGCTACGCCCAGGCCGGCTATGTCGCGGGCAGCTTTGCGACCGGTTTCGTCGATGGGCAGCTGCGTATCGAACGACCGGTGATCACAGGCGATGCGGCTCGCTTCCGGCTCGGTGGCGGCGCGTGGGGCGGGGGCCAGAAAGGCGCTGCTCGGCTCGATGTCGGACCATCGGCTACGCTCGATTTGAGCGGCGGCCCGGTTCCATTGAGGCTCTCCGCGGACTATCGGATTCGAGCTGCGGGCGATGCGATGCCGAAATCGGGAGTTGCGATCACGCTTTCATCGGGATTTTAGGATGGCACGCCTTCCAAGTTCGATCTGCTTAGTTTAGGGATCGCTAATGGACGTCTATCTCCCGATCGCAAACTTGTCGGTCAACGGGGCTGTGATCGTCCTGCTCGGCGCGATGACCGGCATCCTGTCCGGCCTGTTCGGGGTCGGTGGCGGTTTCCTGACGACCCCGCTGATGATCTTCTACGGCATTCCCCCGACTGTCGCAGCGGCCTCGGCCACCACCCAGGTGACCGGGGCCAGCGTTTCGGGCGTGATCGCACACAGCCGTAGGGGCGGGGTCGATTACCAGATGGGCGCCGTAACGGTCGTGGGCGGTATTCTTGGCGCCGGGATAGGCGCGTTGCTGTTCAACTTCCTCGAATCGATCGGCCAGATCGATACCGCGATCAGCGTGCTTTATGTTGTACTGTTGGGGACGATCGGCGTGATCATGGCGCGCGAATCGTGGACCGCTATCCGCGCCAGTCGATCGGGCGAGAGCCGTCCGCGCGCGGCCAAGCGCCGCCATCACCCGCTGGTCGCCAGCCTGCCACTGCGCTGGCGGTTCTATCGTTCGGGGCTCTACATATCGCCGCTGGCACCGCTGCTGCTGGGGATGTTCGTAGGTATCCTGACGATGCTGATGGGCGTGGGCGGCGGGTTCATCCTGGTGCCCGCAATGCTCTACATCCTCGGCATGAGCGCGGGGGTGGTGGTCGGCACCAGCCTGTTCAACGTGATGTTCGTGACAATGGTCTCGACCATGATGCACGCGCTCACGACCAAGGCGGTCGATCTCGTGCTCGCGGCGCTACTGCTGCTCGGTTCGGTCACCGGCGCGCAACTCGGTTCGATGCTGGCGCAGAAGGCCAAGCCCGAATCGCTGCGCTTCATCCTTGCCGCGATCGTCCTGCTGATCGCGCTGCGGATGCTCTACGGCCTCAGTGTCCGGCCGGACGAGATCTATACGGTGATCCCGCTGTGAGGGTGCGGCTGGCCTTCCTGCTGGCGGCGTTTTTCCTGCTGACCGGTGCGCGCGACCCGATCCTGGTGCCCGAGGTCAGCCAGCACGATATCCAGGTCCGGCAAGGCTTTACCGGCACGAACCTGTTGCTGTTCGGCGCGATTCTCGATCCGGCAGGCGCGCGCAACACCGGCGGTTACGACATCGTGGTTGTCCTCAAGGGCCCGACCGAAGCCGTGCGGGTGCGTGAGAAGAAGCGCGTGGGCGGCATCTGGGTCAACGCGGACAGCACCGATTTCCGCTCTGCGCCGTCGTATTTCGCGGTCGCCTCCTCGCGTCCGATCAAGGACATCGTCGATCCGCGAACTGCGGCGATCTACGAACTGGGGACGAACTATATCCAGCTTTCGCCGTCGGGTTCGATCGATCCCAAGGAGCAGGCCCGGTTCAATTCGGGGCTGGTCGCTTTGAAGCGCCAGGAAGGGCTCTACAAGGAAGAAGACCACGGCGTGAAGCTGAGCGAAGGGGTGCTCTACCAGGCCCGCCTGTCGCTGCCTTCGAGCGTCCAGACCGGCACCTATACCGCTGAAACCTTTGCTATAACCAATGGACGGGTAGTTGCCTCGGCGATCGCCAATGTCGACGTGCGCAAGGTCGGTTTCGAACGCTTTATCGAGCTGTTCGCGCAGATCTGGCCGTTCTCCTACGGCCTGTTGGCGGTGGCGATCTCGGTCGGGATGGGCTGGATGGCCGGTCGGCTGCTCGCGATAGGATAATCGAGCTTTCAAACCGTTGACGCGATTTTAACCGCGCAAAGCCTAGGTTCCCCGCAGAATTCTAACGGGGGAATGGGTCCGCAATGACCGACATGGGAAACCAGAACTTCGACAAGGCCGCACCGGTCGCTGGCACCGGTAGTTCGGGCAACGCGAGCGACAATGCCATGCAGCCGATCGGCGTGGTGCTCGAGATCGCCGGTTCGGGCTCGCAGATCGCGCTCGATATCCAGCGGATCAACGAATGCATGGGGGACGACGATCCCTCGATCGCGCTTGCCGGGCAGGTGGGTAGCCAGGTCAAGATCCGGGTTGGCGATTCGTGGCTGCTCGCGAGCGTTCGCAACCAGCGGCAGGATCGCCGCCAGGGTGGCGGGATCATCGCCAATATCGACTTCCTCGGCGAAGGGATGGAAGAAAAGGTGACCGGGCGGATCCACTCGTTCCGCCGCGGCGTCACCCGCTATCCGGTGCCGGGCGCACTGATCTATCCGGCGACCACCGCCGACTTGCGCCAGATTTATGCCTCCGACGGGCGCAGCTCGATCCAGATCGGCACCGTCTATCCGACCAAGGATATCCGCGCCGGGCTCTATATCGATGCGATGCTGGGCAAGCACTTCGCGCTGCTGGGATCGACCGGTACCGGTAAGTCGACCAGCGCTGCGCTGATCCTCCACCGGATCTGCGAAGCAGCGCCCGACGGCCACATCGTCATGATCGACCCGCACGGCGAATATTCCGCCGCGTTCAAGGACACCGGGCTGATCCTCGACGTCAGCAACCTGCAGATGCCGTACTGGCTGATGAACTTCGAGGAGCACTGCGAAGTGCTGCTGACCAGCACCGGCAACGATCGGCAAACCGATTCCGATATTCTCGCCAAGTGCCTGCTGCGCTCGCGTGCGAAGAACCGGCTGGCCGAAACGATGGGCAAGATCACTGTCGATTCGCCGATCCCCTACCTCCTTTCGGACCTCGCCAACGAGATCCAGAACGAGATGGGCAAGCTCGATAAGTCGACCAACTCCGCGCCGTACATGCGGCTCAAGACCAAGCTCGACGAGCTCAAGGCCGATCCGCGCTACCAGTTCATGTTCTCCGGCATGCTGGTGGGCGATACGATGGCCGATTTCCTCGGCCGCATTTTCCGTATGCCGGGCGAGGGCAGGCCGATCTCGATCATCGACGTGTCGGGCGTGCCGTCGGACATCACCAGCACGGTGGTTGCGGTGCTCAGCCGACTGGTGTTCGACTTCGCGATCTGGGGCCGCGAGGAAAAGACGCGCCCCGTGCTGTTCGTCTGTGAAGAGGCGCACCGCTACGTGCCGAGCGAGAAGAACGCCGACAATTCCAGCGTCGGCCGCATCCTCAGCCGTATCGCCAAGGAAGGTCGTAAGTACGGTATCTCGCTGGGCCTCATTACCCAGCGTCCGTCGGACCTTGCCGAAGGCGTGCTGTCGCAGTGCGGCACGATCATTTCGATGCGTCTCAACAACGACCGCGACCAGGCGTTCGTGAAGGCGGCGATGCCCGAAGGCGCGCGCGGCTTCCTCGATTCGATCCCGGCGCTGCGCAACCGCGAATGCATCATCTGCGGCGAGGGTGTCGCAATCCCGATCCGAGTGGCGTTCGA
Above is a window of Tsuneonella mangrovi DNA encoding:
- the nhaA gene encoding Na+/H+ antiporter NhaA, with translation MTDDRPLFAAALEPVKAAAMAPVKALFVSDAREGLLLIFVAVAAIVLANSPFAHGYHALFHSVLPFTPVVKLDTLHLWINDGLMAVFFFVVGLEVKRELVEGDLADPQARRLPVLAAAAGMALPAIIFVALVRDDPGLDRGWAIPAATDIAFAMGIVGLLGDRVPQRLRLFLLTVAIVDDIGAVAIIALFYTVKVKAIWMIASVLVAAALAVLNMRKVDRLWPYVVGAVVLWLCVLNSGIHATIAGVVAALTIPMRTADDKPLLARAEHGLAPWNAYLVVPLFGFANAGVDLRGIGLDGFLAPLPLAIAAGLVLGKQAGIMGAVAGARWLGIAKLPDGTSWLQLWGIAALCGIGFTMSLFIGTMAFADTPDLFEQAKLGVLTGTLVSVLIGYFLLRVVPGPAEPESE
- a CDS encoding glycosyl transferase family protein translates to MTLEGFSALQWIVMVEHELLLFAGVFFLLGSLDELAVDLVWLWLKVTGRARTRTLSGSEIEAAPLSGIAAVFVPAWQEAEVIGATVRHACNAWPHDELRLYIGCYRNDMQTAEAVIAAAAGDPRLRLVIHDRDGPSSKADCLNRLYRALIEDERRSGSLARMVVIHDAEDMVDPAALGLLDAGMARAELVQLPVLPAALPNSRWIASHYCEEFAEAHAKGMVVREALSAGLPTAGVGCAIERGMLSQLAEVRSQDGPFAADCLTEDYELGLGVAELGGRARFVRSRAPDGQLVATRAVFPSDLGASVRQKTRWVHGIALQSWERLGWGTRPVEMWMRMRDRRGPLTALVLAVAYVLLVLIAATEAARLLGAPMPTDTSPLLRVLLWANLAGFAWRAVWRFGFTAREYGVAEGLRAVLRIPVANIIAIMSGRRALAAYVRSLRGQMVAWDKTSHVMHPALSQTGRAA
- a CDS encoding sulfite exporter TauE/SafE family protein, with product MDVYLPIANLSVNGAVIVLLGAMTGILSGLFGVGGGFLTTPLMIFYGIPPTVAAASATTQVTGASVSGVIAHSRRGGVDYQMGAVTVVGGILGAGIGALLFNFLESIGQIDTAISVLYVVLLGTIGVIMARESWTAIRASRSGESRPRAAKRRHHPLVASLPLRWRFYRSGLYISPLAPLLLGMFVGILTMLMGVGGGFILVPAMLYILGMSAGVVVGTSLFNVMFVTMVSTMMHALTTKAVDLVLAALLLLGSVTGAQLGSMLAQKAKPESLRFILAAIVLLIALRMLYGLSVRPDEIYTVIPL
- a CDS encoding TIGR02186 family protein; amino-acid sequence: MRVRLAFLLAAFFLLTGARDPILVPEVSQHDIQVRQGFTGTNLLLFGAILDPAGARNTGGYDIVVVLKGPTEAVRVREKKRVGGIWVNADSTDFRSAPSYFAVASSRPIKDIVDPRTAAIYELGTNYIQLSPSGSIDPKEQARFNSGLVALKRQEGLYKEEDHGVKLSEGVLYQARLSLPSSVQTGTYTAETFAITNGRVVASAIANVDVRKVGFERFIELFAQIWPFSYGLLAVAISVGMGWMAGRLLAIG
- a CDS encoding ATP-binding protein, whose product is MTDMGNQNFDKAAPVAGTGSSGNASDNAMQPIGVVLEIAGSGSQIALDIQRINECMGDDDPSIALAGQVGSQVKIRVGDSWLLASVRNQRQDRRQGGGIIANIDFLGEGMEEKVTGRIHSFRRGVTRYPVPGALIYPATTADLRQIYASDGRSSIQIGTVYPTKDIRAGLYIDAMLGKHFALLGSTGTGKSTSAALILHRICEAAPDGHIVMIDPHGEYSAAFKDTGLILDVSNLQMPYWLMNFEEHCEVLLTSTGNDRQTDSDILAKCLLRSRAKNRLAETMGKITVDSPIPYLLSDLANEIQNEMGKLDKSTNSAPYMRLKTKLDELKADPRYQFMFSGMLVGDTMADFLGRIFRMPGEGRPISIIDVSGVPSDITSTVVAVLSRLVFDFAIWGREEKTRPVLFVCEEAHRYVPSEKNADNSSVGRILSRIAKEGRKYGISLGLITQRPSDLAEGVLSQCGTIISMRLNNDRDQAFVKAAMPEGARGFLDSIPALRNRECIICGEGVAIPIRVAFDNLEENKRPASEDPSFVELWRESGGEEERVHRIVQRWRSQGT